The Paraburkholderia sabiae nucleotide sequence CGTCGTCTTCTCGATTGATGAGTTGCAGGTGCACGATCTCACAGCCTCGGTCCCGCATGCCGTCTAGAAACCGGCGGAAATTGTCCTTCGCGTCGGCCACAGCGCGAATGCGCTCGGGATTCTTGTTTACCAGTTCGTACTGGAGATCATTCGTCAGAACCGCAATGTTGCTTGCCATGTCATGCATTCCTGTCGGATAGGTGAGTGACGGCCGCGGTCGCGCTGACGGCCGCAGCGGCGTGATGGTTGTTTTCGCTGCGCCAACGCCCGCACGGCGCGCGTCGAGCTCCACGCGGCCGATCGTGTCAGCCGTGCAGATCGTACAGAGCGAAGCGGCCGGCGGGATCTTCGCCGCGTTATGCGGCGTGCCGGCCAGCCAGTGCGCGAGCATCTGCGCGACCAGAATCCCTCGCCGATCGCCAGTACGATCGCCTTCGCGGCGTGTGGCGCCGGCGGGTCGCACCCGAATCGCACGGCCAGCCACGTGACCAGCCGAGTCACCGCGTAAGTCATCCCGAAGCTGCAGATGCCCTACACTATGGCTGCGCGGTCCACGATCCACGACCCAACCGCATGGTTCGCATGAGCGGCCCGCACACCCTCCACGCAAATCGCGAGGAGCGACGCCAACGTGGGCTGGCGTCATGCGTCGTCCCGCCGGACGGACGTGGTCTCGAACTCGGACTCACCGAGAATCGGCGTATCCGAGCGGTGCCAGAACGTTTTCGTGCGCTGCTGGTAGGCGATCACTTCGTCCACGTACGCGCGCAGAAAATAACCCGTGATCACGCGGCCGTTCACGCGCGCGAAGTCGTCGAGTCGGCCGTACTCAACGAAACCAAGACGACGCCATAGCTGCTCGGCCTTACCATCGCTGCGTACATCAATGACGATCATTTCGCAGCCCATCTCCTTGACACGTTCGAGCGCAAGCCGCCAGCCGTCGAGCACGAACCGCCCCCGATACCCAGGCTCGATCACGCAGCGCTTCATCTCGACGATGTGCCGCCGCGCGGGCAACGCGTGACGCGCGAGAATCAGCATGCCAACGATCCGACCGCCCGGCCGCTCGCGTGCGACCAGCAGCTCAACCCCGCGCGCGCGGAGGTCGGCATCGAGAGAGTCCATCATCTCGAGACCGGTCGACGCGGTGATGGGCTCGAAGAATCCGAGCGTCGTCTCGCGCGTCGATACCGTATTCATCAGGTCGACCAGCTCGGTCATGTCCTGTCGCGACAACGATGACAGCCATTCAAATGTCATAGAGTCCTCACGCAGTGAAATACCGAATCAGGGAAATCGCGCCGCGGCGACGCATCGCGCGCTGCGCGGACGACGGCGTGCAGCTCACGCGAGCGCGCCGGCTTTGGGCCACAGTGATGACCGCAGCAACCGGTTCCGTCATAGCCGTCTCAGTGATCCGGTGCCGGCAAGCGCGCTGTGCGCGACTTCAACAAAGCAAGACACGAACGGGGTGTTGAGCTTGACGAAGTGTTCGACGAGGCGCGCTTCGTCCGCCGGGTCTTGATTGTGCGCGTGATCATGTTTCAGAACCATATTGACGTGATCGTCGGGCGTTCATATGAGGAGTACGGAGGATAATCGCATCGATCAACTGCACGCGCAATGCAGAAAGTGGATGGAATTGACCTGCATCAGGCCGATATGTACTGTTCCGGTGGAAATACGGTGAGAGGCACCCGGTTCTGTCGCAATAGCGTAGGTGAGACCGGACTTATCGCTTCTGGGTCGCTGCCGCCACTTGAAATGGAATGCCCCCGCAAGCTAGAAGGACGGCATAGATCGGACAGGGGTCAAAGATAGGAGCGGGTTCTCACTGCCGACGGCATCGGGTACAGGCTCGAAACGTTGACCAACGGAGAACCCCTGATGAAGCTTGCCGCGGTCGGCGTAGCTGCTGCAAAACGCGTGTTTCGATTGCGCTGGGTAGAAGCGGAAACCATCAGCGGGGAGCGGCGCAGCCTGTAACGTCGACGGTGCATTCGGCCGCTATCCGTGGGTTGGCTCCTCACATTACTGGGTTCCGTCTTGCGAACCTGCCCCGCTTTCTGTCCGAGAGTCTGCCGTAAAGGCCGTCTCGTAGTATCGTGGCGGATTTTTCGCGGAGCGTGCTGCGCATTTCTTCAGCAGACCGTTGCTCCTCCGCTGATTGTTCAATGTTGCCGTAATTAGCGCGTGTGCGATGACGTTGCGTTTGTATTCGAAGCCGTGGATTTCGGCGCACCCAAGAGGAAGCGGAAACATCCGGTCTTTGCGATCAAGCACTTGAATGGCCGTTTTCTCATCCACGCTGAACACTGCCGCGTGCAACGGCGGGTTCAGGTACATCCAATGACATCGGCGGCCTTGGCATAAAAGTCGGGATCGTTCGACACTATATGGGTATCGAGACGATGCGGCCGGACGTCGTGCTTGCGCCAGATACGTTGAACCGTCATGAAGGGCACTCCCAGCCACTCGCTTCAAAACCTTTGTTTCGTCGCTGGCCATCACGCCGTGGTAACCCTCGCCCGCGTCATGTCGAACCATCCGCACGACGACACACATCGTCGCATCGCACGCCTGGCAGCCGCGATTCCTTCCCATCCCATTGGCTTGTCCAACCGCGCTGCGCCGAGCCTGCCCGAAACGCGCAACTAGTTGCATGGCACATGCTACCCGACGCTTATCGCGACAAAGCCCGAAGACTGCCCAAACTTATCCGTTTTCAAACCGGCAGCCGCGCAGGAACCAACACCTATCCGAGCACGTTGTCGATGCTGCATCTCAGTATCTGCATTGCTTCCTCGATCTGATCATCGGTGGTCACCAGCGGACAAAGACACTTTATTACCTGGCCGGAATGGCCGGATGTTTCGATGACTAGCCCCTGCCGGAACGCCTCGCCAGTAATCTTGGTTGCCAAGGCGCCTGATTGAACGTCAATGCCACGCATCAGTCCGAGCCCGCGTTCCTCCGCCTCAATTTGACGATATCGCAATAAATCTATCAGCTCGAAAAAGCCTTTCCTGACTATTTCTCCTTTGCGCCGGATCTCGTCTGCGAAAGCATCGTCGGACCAAAAGTATTCCAGTGCTTTCGCACCGGTAATCATGGCCGCATTGTTTCCGCGGAACGTACCGTTGTATTGCCCTACCTCCCACTGATCATGCTCAGGGCGAATCAAGACCTGCGAGAAAGGCAATCCAAATCCCGACAGCGATTTCGAGTTGGTCACGAGATCCGGCACCACCCCAGCGTGCTCGAAGCTAAAGAACCGGCCGGTCCGACCGCACCCCGCCTGGATGTCGTCGATGATCAACAAGATGTCTTGATCTCGGCAGACCTTTTCCAGCTCTTGCAGCCACGCCGGAGAAGCGACATTGATTCCACCTTCTCCCTGCACCACTTCGACGATAACAGCTGCTGGGTAGTCCAGTCCGCTGGAGCGATCGCTCAGGCATTTTTTGAAATACCTCAGGGTATCGACACCTTTGCCCAAATAATTGTCGAATGGCATTAACGCGTTGCCCATGGACGGCAAACCGGCCGCGCTCCGAAACTTCGCATTTCCCGTGAGGGCGAGCGAACCCATGGTTATGCCGTGGAAGCCGTTTGTGAAGGAAACAATGGTACTTCGTTTCTTTATCTTCCGAGCTAAGCGAATCGCGGCTTCAACTGCGTTGGTGCCAGTGGGTCCTGTCAGATGCACCTTGTAGTCAAGTCCACGAGCCTTCAATATCAGACGGTCAAAGGTATCTAGGTAAGCGTATTTTGCTGCAGTCCAAAGGTCCAGTGAATGAACGAGATTGTCGCCCCGCAAATACTCAATGATCGACTCCTTCAAAACCGGATGGTTGTGCCCGTAATTGAGCGCTCCCGCGCCTGCTAAGAAATCAATATAGCGTCGGCCATCGACCGAGTAGATCTCCGCGCCCCGCGCCTCGCAGAAGACGACTGGAAAAGCGCGCGAATAGGTGCGGACATTGGATTCTAGCTCCGTTAGCTTCTCAATCATGTGCTCCATGAATTCTCCGGCATAACACTGCATTGGATTTATATCTGCGCCTAGTCATTCCCTTTGCGTCATCTCTCCGCAAGTCAAGCCGGAGGAAGTCGTGATGTTCCGGGCAACCACACAGCACCTGGAGATCCGCGTGCAAAGGAGGCACGAGCGAGCTAACACTGTGGCGCGAGAGGGGATGCTCATGCATCTCGTACGTGCGATGTCATGGACGTGCGGTTTAATGTGCCCAACGCGTCGAAGCAAACGCAACGCGGTGCAATTTACCTCGTACTCCGGTTTTCAATAATCGGTCCATTTGTGCTCCATATAGACCATCCTGTTGCTCTGGTCTGGCGATACCGGCGTCATTGGCTTCTCGTAGATACAAGAATCGGCCCGATATATTTCATGAGATTCATGGCACCCACAGTTGTTGCGAGAGCGGGTTCACGGCTTGTTTAGCAAGAGCCGCACCCGAACATGACGAAGTCGCTAGACATACCGTTCAACAGGACTCGGTCAGAAGTGCTACACGGCACTGTGTCGATCATTTGCCAGTAACGCGTTCGTTTTGTGGGGAAACGGACATTTGTCAGCCCGCGCAATTTCTCGACAAATGTCCGCCAACCTTCCACCGTCCGGTGCCTTACGAGGGTTCGGACCGGCATGGCCCTGGAGTCAGTCCGCGGACCGGGCCTGATCAGCGTGTGGTGGAGCAACAGGAACAGATCAATGACAGCTCCGACCTCCAATAGGTTCAGCCGTTAGCCCTGTGGTCCGCAATGATCTTCCCCACTGGAAATTTATCGACAAAAGGGGGCGGTTTGGAAAGCTTTTACGATGTCATGCGAAGTTATGGAGCGACGCGGCGCAGTTTC carries:
- a CDS encoding GNAT family N-acetyltransferase; the encoded protein is MTELVDLMNTVSTRETTLGFFEPITASTGLEMMDSLDADLRARGVELLVARERPGGRIVGMLILARHALPARRHIVEMKRCVIEPGYRGRFVLDGWRLALERVKEMGCEMIVIDVRSDGKAEQLWRRLGFVEYGRLDDFARVNGRVITGYFLRAYVDEVIAYQQRTKTFWHRSDTPILGESEFETTSVRRDDA
- the ectB gene encoding diaminobutyrate--2-oxoglutarate transaminase encodes the protein MEHMIEKLTELESNVRTYSRAFPVVFCEARGAEIYSVDGRRYIDFLAGAGALNYGHNHPVLKESIIEYLRGDNLVHSLDLWTAAKYAYLDTFDRLILKARGLDYKVHLTGPTGTNAVEAAIRLARKIKKRSTIVSFTNGFHGITMGSLALTGNAKFRSAAGLPSMGNALMPFDNYLGKGVDTLRYFKKCLSDRSSGLDYPAAVIVEVVQGEGGINVASPAWLQELEKVCRDQDILLIIDDIQAGCGRTGRFFSFEHAGVVPDLVTNSKSLSGFGLPFSQVLIRPEHDQWEVGQYNGTFRGNNAAMITGAKALEYFWSDDAFADEIRRKGEIVRKGFFELIDLLRYRQIEAEERGLGLMRGIDVQSGALATKITGEAFRQGLVIETSGHSGQVIKCLCPLVTTDDQIEEAMQILRCSIDNVLG